A window of the Brassica oleracea var. oleracea cultivar TO1000 chromosome C1, BOL, whole genome shotgun sequence genome harbors these coding sequences:
- the LOC106299556 gene encoding putative B3 domain-containing protein REM4 isoform X1, giving the protein MVDPVMVSSNNKPIFFIDLSGQNSIPMIPDLFISNHVKGKTQSTKLKLTSDVSDRSWEVELDGHRFARGWKQFSVHHGVRNDDVLSFRHDGDMVFHVAPFGRSFSHQIQFISSTSEDKNDDDEHNIFDDDVYDEEEEHADVGDDDDDDDDKDSASEEELFPSSKKKAITETETSLEDSYLVAHVTSSNLGRNQMGISNKFARPNGLKDRQCEIDLLNEEGKSWTLELRHNKTTGQSYMCRGWTSFCQGNGIKAGSACRFKLVKNGTKPVLQLCPNTSTILHKKRDVPETDGDEIEYEDCLETPQMNQNRTVAIEFKPHMLRTGQLRLPTLFSRENGINEAGEVTLVNKDGVEWKLHLVSVKGRGQFYIRGFKDCFRAIGIKKVGDSFTLDVVRGGTSPILKICSKIKEASLDGNQTTNRRPSRMIQAPRAEEEMETRVQKKARVSAGGGSSRRTRASNKLSVGPANLQHKKPLEPCSISDQVNKVRQSIVHTLTDVRQFRSELEIKEQNLETSLLEIDALGEKIQGISKFFNVNQV; this is encoded by the exons ATGATTCCGGATTTGTTTATTTCGAATCACGTGAAGGGTAAAACTCAGTCAACGAAACTGAAACTGACTTCGGATGTTTCGGACAGATCATGGGAAGTTGAGCTGGACGGCCACAGATTCGCCCGTGGATGGAAACAGTTCTCGGTTCACCATGGTGTCCGAAACGACGACGTTTTGAGTTTCAGGCACGACGGGGACATGGTCTTCCACGTCGCACCCTTCGGACGTAGCTTCTCTCATCAGATACAGTTCATCTCTTCTACATCTGAAGATAAAAATGATGATGATGAACATAATATCTTTGATGATGATGTGTATGATGAAGAGGAGGAACATGCCGATGTTGGAGATGATGATGATGATGATGATGATAAAGATTCGGCATCGGAAGAGGAACTATTTCCTTCGTCCAAGAAGAAAGCAATAACAGAAACAGAGACTTCACTAGAAGACTCTTACCTTGTTGCGCACGTCACATCTTCAAACCTAGGCCGAAATCAGATG GGTATTTCAAACAAATTTGCCAGGCCAAATGGTCTGAAAGACAGACAGTGTGAGATTGATCTACTCAACGAAGAAGGCAAATCTTGGACTCTGGAACTTAGACACAACAAAACAACTGGTCAATCTTATATGTGCAGAGGGTGGACAAGTTTCTGCCAAGGAAATGGGATCAAAGCCGGATCTGCATGTAGATTTAAACTTGTTAAAAACGGAACCAAACCGGTGCTACAGTTGTGTCCCAATACCTCTACCATTCTTCACAAAAAACGTGACGTTCCTGAAACAGACGGTGATGAGATTGAATACGAGGATTGTTTAGAGACGCCTCAGATGAATCAGAACAGGACTGTGGCAATAGAGTTTAAACCTCACATGTTAAGGACAGGTCAACTT CGACTTCCTACATTATTTTCGAGAGAGAATGGGATCAATGAAGCAGGAGAGGTAACTTTAGTGAACAAAGACGGCGTAGAGTGGAAGTTGCATCTAGTTAGCGTCAAGGGACGTGGACAGTTTTACATTAGAGGTTTTAAAGATTGCTTTAGAGCCATTGGTATAAAGAAAGTTGGTGATTCCTTCACACTGGATGTTGTTCGAGGAGGAACTAGTCCTATTCTCAAGATCTGCTCCAAG ATAAAGGAAGCATCACTTGATGGTAATCAGACTACAAACAGGAGGCCGTCAAGGATGATTCAAGCACCAAGAGCTGAAGAAGAGATGGAGACTAGGGTCCAGAAGAAAGCTCGAGTTTCTGCAGGAGGAGGATCATCTCGCCGTACCAGAGCATCAAACAAATTAAGTGTTGGTCCAGCAAACTTGCAGCACAAGAAACCACTTGAACCTTGCTCAATCTCTGATCAAGTGAATAAGGTGAGACAGAGTATTGTGCACACTTTAACAGATGTAAGACAGTTTCGGTCGGAGCTCGAGATAAAGGAACAAAATCTAGAAACTTCGCTGCTGGAAATTGATGCCCTAG GGGAAAAGATACAGGGGATCAGCAAATTCTTCAACGTTAATCAAGTCTAG
- the LOC106299556 gene encoding putative B3 domain-containing protein REM4 isoform X2 produces MVDPVMVSSNNKPIFFIDLSGQNSIPMIPDLFISNHVKGKTQSTKLKLTSDVSDRSWEVELDGHRFARGWKQFSVHHGVRNDDVLSFRHDGDMVFHVAPFGRSFSHQIQFISSTSEDKNDDDEHNIFDDDVYDEEEEHADVGDDDDDDDDKDSASEEELFPSSKKKAITETETSLEDSYLVAHVTSSNLGRNQMGISNKFARPNGLKDRQCEIDLLNEEGKSWTLELRHNKTTGQSYMCRGWTSFCQGNGIKAGSACRFKLVKNGTKPVLQLCPNTSTILHKKRDVPETDGDEIEYEDCLETPQMNQNRTVAIEFKPHMLRTGQLRLPTLFSRENGINEAGEVTLVNKDGVEWKLHLVSVKGRGQFYIRGFKDCFRAIGIKKVGDSFTLDVVRGGTSPILKICSKIKEASLDGNQTTNRRPSRMIQAPRAEEEMETRVQKKARVSAGGGSSRRTRASNKLSVGPANLQHKKPLEPCSISDQVNKVRQSIVHTLTDVRQFRSELEIKEQNLETSLLEIDALGMI; encoded by the exons ATGATTCCGGATTTGTTTATTTCGAATCACGTGAAGGGTAAAACTCAGTCAACGAAACTGAAACTGACTTCGGATGTTTCGGACAGATCATGGGAAGTTGAGCTGGACGGCCACAGATTCGCCCGTGGATGGAAACAGTTCTCGGTTCACCATGGTGTCCGAAACGACGACGTTTTGAGTTTCAGGCACGACGGGGACATGGTCTTCCACGTCGCACCCTTCGGACGTAGCTTCTCTCATCAGATACAGTTCATCTCTTCTACATCTGAAGATAAAAATGATGATGATGAACATAATATCTTTGATGATGATGTGTATGATGAAGAGGAGGAACATGCCGATGTTGGAGATGATGATGATGATGATGATGATAAAGATTCGGCATCGGAAGAGGAACTATTTCCTTCGTCCAAGAAGAAAGCAATAACAGAAACAGAGACTTCACTAGAAGACTCTTACCTTGTTGCGCACGTCACATCTTCAAACCTAGGCCGAAATCAGATG GGTATTTCAAACAAATTTGCCAGGCCAAATGGTCTGAAAGACAGACAGTGTGAGATTGATCTACTCAACGAAGAAGGCAAATCTTGGACTCTGGAACTTAGACACAACAAAACAACTGGTCAATCTTATATGTGCAGAGGGTGGACAAGTTTCTGCCAAGGAAATGGGATCAAAGCCGGATCTGCATGTAGATTTAAACTTGTTAAAAACGGAACCAAACCGGTGCTACAGTTGTGTCCCAATACCTCTACCATTCTTCACAAAAAACGTGACGTTCCTGAAACAGACGGTGATGAGATTGAATACGAGGATTGTTTAGAGACGCCTCAGATGAATCAGAACAGGACTGTGGCAATAGAGTTTAAACCTCACATGTTAAGGACAGGTCAACTT CGACTTCCTACATTATTTTCGAGAGAGAATGGGATCAATGAAGCAGGAGAGGTAACTTTAGTGAACAAAGACGGCGTAGAGTGGAAGTTGCATCTAGTTAGCGTCAAGGGACGTGGACAGTTTTACATTAGAGGTTTTAAAGATTGCTTTAGAGCCATTGGTATAAAGAAAGTTGGTGATTCCTTCACACTGGATGTTGTTCGAGGAGGAACTAGTCCTATTCTCAAGATCTGCTCCAAG ATAAAGGAAGCATCACTTGATGGTAATCAGACTACAAACAGGAGGCCGTCAAGGATGATTCAAGCACCAAGAGCTGAAGAAGAGATGGAGACTAGGGTCCAGAAGAAAGCTCGAGTTTCTGCAGGAGGAGGATCATCTCGCCGTACCAGAGCATCAAACAAATTAAGTGTTGGTCCAGCAAACTTGCAGCACAAGAAACCACTTGAACCTTGCTCAATCTCTGATCAAGTGAATAAGGTGAGACAGAGTATTGTGCACACTTTAACAGATGTAAGACAGTTTCGGTCGGAGCTCGAGATAAAGGAACAAAATCTAGAAACTTCGCTGCTGGAAATTGATGCCCTAGGTATGATCTGA